In the Streptomyces sp. cg36 genome, one interval contains:
- the mmpB gene encoding morphogenic membrane protein MmpB yields the protein MLWSDPENEPPKELRDAQAMMRRAGLVLALLMVVGMVAVSLR from the coding sequence ATGCTGTGGTCCGACCCGGAGAACGAGCCGCCGAAGGAACTGCGCGACGCCCAGGCGATGATGCGGCGCGCGGGTCTGGTGCTCGCGCTGCTCATGGTGGTGGGGATGGTCGCGGTCAGCCTCCGCTGA
- a CDS encoding nucleoside triphosphate pyrophosphatase produces MARMTAAARRLVLASASPARLGLLRQAGLAPEVIVSGVDEDALSAPTPGELALVLAEAKADAVAARPEAAGALLIGCDSVLELDGEALGKPADAEEATARWKSMRGRAGVLRTGHCVIDTATGRRASATASTTVRFGEPSDAEVAAYVASGEPLHVAGAFTLDGRSAPFVDGIDGDPGNVIGLSLPLLRRLLAELDISITDLWATPAG; encoded by the coding sequence ATGGCCCGTATGACTGCCGCCGCTCGCCGCCTCGTCCTCGCCTCCGCCTCGCCCGCCCGGCTCGGTCTGCTGCGGCAGGCCGGACTCGCCCCCGAGGTCATCGTCAGCGGGGTGGACGAGGACGCGCTGAGCGCCCCCACCCCCGGCGAGCTGGCCCTGGTGCTCGCCGAGGCCAAGGCGGACGCGGTCGCCGCCCGCCCGGAGGCCGCCGGGGCCCTGCTCATCGGCTGCGACTCGGTGCTGGAGCTGGACGGCGAGGCGCTGGGCAAGCCCGCCGACGCCGAGGAGGCCACCGCCCGCTGGAAGTCCATGCGCGGCCGGGCCGGAGTGCTGCGCACGGGCCACTGCGTGATCGACACGGCGACCGGCCGCCGCGCCTCGGCGACCGCCTCCACCACGGTCCGCTTCGGCGAGCCGAGCGACGCGGAGGTGGCCGCGTACGTGGCGAGCGGCGAGCCGCTGCACGTGGCGGGCGCCTTCACCCTGGACGGCCGCTCGGCCCCGTTCGTGGACGGCATCGACGGCGACCCGGGCAACGTCATCGGCCTGTCGCTGCCGCTGCTGCGCAGGCTGCTCGCGGAGCTGGACATCAGCATCACGGACCTGTGGGCGACCCCGGCCGGCTAG
- a CDS encoding TetR/AcrR family transcriptional regulator has protein sequence MTTRPMRADARRNYERLLGVARAAFAEHGTDASLEDVAKRAGVGIGTLYRHFPNRHALMNAIFQGEVDVLLTRSRELLDAEQPCTALVEWLRAIITHTGEYRGVARALMSASHDDSSALAQCNVPMREAGSALLARAQLAGSVRVDVTIGDLLQLTNAIALAAEQAPDDPELADRLLALTLRGLKP, from the coding sequence ATGACGACGAGGCCCATGCGTGCCGACGCGCGGCGCAACTACGAGCGGCTCCTCGGCGTGGCACGAGCCGCTTTCGCGGAACACGGCACGGACGCCTCGCTGGAGGACGTGGCCAAGCGCGCGGGCGTCGGCATCGGCACCCTGTACCGGCACTTCCCCAACCGGCACGCCCTGATGAACGCGATCTTCCAGGGCGAGGTCGACGTACTGCTGACCCGCTCCCGCGAGTTGCTGGACGCCGAACAGCCGTGTACGGCGCTCGTGGAGTGGCTGCGCGCCATCATCACTCATACGGGTGAGTATCGCGGGGTGGCCCGCGCCCTCATGTCGGCGTCGCACGACGACAGTTCGGCGCTGGCCCAGTGCAACGTGCCGATGCGGGAGGCGGGCAGCGCGCTGCTGGCCCGGGCGCAGCTGGCCGGCAGCGTGCGCGTGGACGTGACGATCGGCGATCTGCTCCAGCTCACCAACGCGATCGCGCTGGCGGCGGAACAGGCGCCGGACGACCCGGAGTTGGCCGACCGGCTGCTCGCGCTGACCCTGCGCGGCCTGAAGCCGTGA
- a CDS encoding DeoR/GlpR family DNA-binding transcription regulator encodes MFAAERRQLILEMVRANGAVSLRELARVVQTSEVTVRRDVRALEAEGLLDRRHGGAVLPGGFTRESGFPQKSHLATAEKTAIADLAAGLVEEGEAIVVGAGTTTQELARRLARVPGLTVVTNSLLVAQALAHANRVEVVMTGGTLRGSNYALVGSGAEQSLQGLRVSRAFLSGSGLTAERGLSTSNMLSASVDRALVQAAAEVVVLADHTKLGTDTMFQTVPTDVITRLVTDEPPAHDDRAGTEFQALADQGVQIAVAGTGPGGESLPTGRPPRRDVPLPGQRRSHVPGAGPQLRSAAPLGDQQGPGDRARVADLRRR; translated from the coding sequence GTGTTCGCTGCAGAACGTCGCCAATTGATCCTCGAAATGGTGCGCGCCAACGGGGCGGTATCGCTCCGTGAGCTCGCCCGCGTCGTCCAGACCTCCGAAGTGACCGTACGGCGGGACGTGCGGGCACTGGAGGCCGAAGGACTCCTCGACCGCCGGCACGGCGGTGCGGTACTGCCGGGCGGATTCACGCGAGAGTCCGGCTTCCCGCAGAAATCCCATCTCGCGACCGCCGAGAAGACGGCCATCGCCGACCTCGCCGCGGGCCTGGTCGAAGAGGGCGAGGCCATCGTCGTCGGCGCGGGGACGACCACCCAGGAGCTGGCCCGCCGGCTGGCCCGGGTCCCCGGTCTGACCGTCGTCACCAACTCCCTGCTGGTGGCCCAGGCCCTGGCCCACGCCAACCGGGTCGAGGTCGTCATGACCGGTGGCACCCTGCGCGGCTCCAACTACGCCCTGGTGGGCAGCGGCGCCGAGCAGTCCCTCCAGGGGCTGCGGGTCTCGCGCGCCTTCCTGTCCGGGAGCGGGCTGACCGCCGAGCGCGGCCTGTCCACGTCCAACATGCTCTCCGCGAGCGTGGACCGGGCACTGGTGCAGGCGGCGGCCGAGGTCGTGGTCCTGGCCGACCACACCAAGCTCGGCACCGACACCATGTTCCAGACGGTGCCGACCGATGTGATCACGCGCCTGGTCACCGACGAGCCGCCCGCCCACGACGACCGGGCGGGCACCGAGTTTCAGGCCCTGGCCGACCAGGGCGTGCAGATCGCGGTGGCCGGGACCGGGCCGGGCGGCGAGAGCCTGCCCACGGGGCGCCCGCCCCGCCGGGACGTGCCGCTCCCCGGCCAGCGCCGCAGCCATGTGCCGGGCGCCGGACCGCAGTTGCGCAGCGCGGCCCCGCTCGGCGACCAGCAGGGGCCCGGCGACCGGGCGCGGGTCGCGGATCTGCGCCGCCGGTAG
- a CDS encoding NAD(P)H-quinone dehydrogenase, with protein MTRIVIIGGGPGGYEAALVAAQLGAEVTVVDCDGLGGASVLTDCVPSKTLIATAEVMTTFDSSYEELGILVADDTPPEEQSARVVGVDLGKVNRRVKRLALAQSHDITASVTRAGARVMRGRGKLGGPQGIDGTRDVIVTAADGSEEILTADAVLIATGGHPREIPDALPDGERILNWTQVYDLEELPEELIVVGSGVTGAEFAGAYQALGSKVTLVSSRDRVLPGEDPDAAAVLEDVFRRRGMNVMARSRAQSAKRVGDRVEVTLADGRVISGTHCLMAVGAIPNTAGMNLEESGVKLLESGHIWTDKVSRTSTPGVYAAGDVTGIFALASVAAMQGRIAMYHFLGDAVAPLNLKTVSSNVFTDPEIATVGYSQADVDAGRIDARVVKLPLLRNPRAKMQGIRDGFVKIFCRPGTGIVVGGVVVSPRASELIHPISIAVDNNLTVEQIANAFTVYPSLSGSIAEVARQLHTRKKAGEA; from the coding sequence GTGACCCGGATCGTGATCATCGGTGGCGGACCCGGCGGATACGAGGCGGCGCTGGTGGCCGCCCAACTCGGCGCGGAGGTGACCGTCGTCGACTGCGACGGTCTGGGCGGGGCGTCGGTGCTGACCGACTGCGTACCGTCGAAGACTCTGATCGCGACGGCCGAGGTGATGACGACCTTCGACTCTTCGTACGAGGAGTTGGGCATCCTGGTCGCCGACGACACCCCGCCCGAGGAGCAGTCCGCCCGTGTCGTGGGCGTCGACCTCGGCAAGGTGAACCGGCGTGTGAAGCGGCTGGCGCTGGCCCAGTCGCACGACATCACCGCCTCGGTGACCCGCGCCGGGGCCCGCGTGATGCGCGGGCGCGGCAAGCTCGGCGGCCCGCAGGGCATCGACGGCACCCGGGACGTCATCGTCACGGCCGCCGACGGCAGCGAGGAGATCCTCACCGCCGACGCCGTGCTGATCGCCACCGGCGGCCACCCGCGCGAGATCCCGGACGCGCTGCCGGACGGCGAGCGCATCCTGAACTGGACCCAGGTCTACGACCTGGAGGAGCTGCCCGAAGAGCTGATCGTGGTCGGCTCCGGCGTCACCGGTGCCGAGTTCGCCGGCGCGTACCAGGCGCTCGGCTCCAAGGTCACCCTCGTCTCCTCCCGCGACCGCGTGCTGCCGGGCGAGGACCCGGACGCGGCGGCCGTCCTGGAGGACGTCTTCCGGCGCCGCGGCATGAACGTCATGGCCCGCTCGCGCGCCCAGTCCGCCAAGCGGGTCGGCGACCGCGTCGAGGTCACGCTCGCCGACGGCCGGGTCATCTCCGGCACCCACTGCCTGATGGCGGTCGGCGCGATCCCCAACACCGCCGGGATGAACCTGGAGGAGTCCGGGGTCAAGCTCCTGGAGTCCGGCCACATCTGGACGGACAAGGTCTCGCGCACCTCCACGCCGGGCGTGTACGCGGCCGGCGACGTCACCGGCATCTTCGCGCTCGCCTCGGTCGCGGCCATGCAGGGCCGCATCGCGATGTACCACTTCCTGGGCGACGCGGTGGCCCCGCTGAACCTGAAGACGGTCTCCTCCAACGTCTTCACCGACCCGGAGATCGCCACCGTCGGCTACTCGCAGGCGGACGTGGACGCGGGCAGGATCGACGCGCGCGTGGTGAAGCTGCCGCTGCTGCGCAACCCGCGCGCCAAGATGCAGGGCATCCGGGACGGCTTCGTCAAGATCTTCTGCCGTCCGGGCACCGGGATCGTGGTCGGCGGCGTGGTCGTCTCGCCGCGCGCCTCGGAGCTGATCCACCCCATTTCGATCGCGGTCGACAACAACCTGACCGTCGAACAGATCGCGAACGCGTTCACCGTGTACCCGTCCCTGTCGGGTTCGATCGCCGAGGTGGCCCGGCAGCTGCACACCCGCAAGAAGGCGGGCGAGGCGTAG
- a CDS encoding gamma-glutamylcyclotransferase — translation MSLYAAYAGNMDPRLMTRRAPHSPLRGTGWLNGWRLTFGGEQMGWEGALATIVEAPRSQVFVALYDIASLDEDSMDRWEGVGLDIYRRMRVRVDTLDGEEPAWIYVLNAYEGGLPSARYLGELADAAESAGAPHDYVMELRKRPC, via the coding sequence ATGTCGCTCTACGCCGCGTACGCCGGCAACATGGATCCGCGGCTGATGACGCGCCGCGCACCGCACTCACCGCTGCGCGGCACGGGCTGGCTCAACGGCTGGCGGCTGACGTTCGGCGGGGAGCAGATGGGCTGGGAGGGTGCCCTGGCCACGATCGTGGAGGCGCCGCGCTCCCAGGTCTTCGTCGCCCTCTACGACATCGCCTCCCTCGACGAGGACTCGATGGACCGCTGGGAGGGTGTCGGCCTCGACATCTACCGCAGGATGCGGGTACGGGTGGACACGCTGGACGGGGAGGAGCCGGCGTGGATCTACGTGCTCAACGCGTACGAGGGCGGGTTGCCGTCGGCGCGGTACCTGGGGGAGCTGGCGGACGCGGCGGAGTCCGCGGGGGCGCCCCACGACTACGTGATGGAACTCCGCAAACGCCCCTGCTGA
- a CDS encoding purine-nucleoside phosphorylase — MNASVIPDNLQGDPHAAADAAAARLRELTGAETHDVALVMGSGWAPAADALGEPEAEFPVTELPGFPPPAVEGHGGKIRSYRIGDKRALVFLGRTHYYEGRGVAAVAHGVRTAVAAGCKTVVLTNGCGGLREGMRPGQPVLISDHLNLTAASPIVGANFVDLTDLYSPRLRALCKEVDPSLEEGVYVQFPGPHYETPAEINMVRVLGGDLVGMSTVLEAIAAREAGAEVLGISLVTNLAAGLTGEPLNHEEVLQAGRDSAARMGSLLTRVLDRI; from the coding sequence GTGAACGCATCTGTTATTCCGGACAACCTCCAGGGCGACCCCCACGCCGCCGCCGACGCCGCCGCCGCCCGCCTGCGCGAGCTGACCGGCGCCGAGACCCACGACGTCGCCCTCGTGATGGGCTCCGGCTGGGCGCCGGCCGCCGACGCGCTCGGTGAGCCCGAGGCCGAGTTCCCGGTCACCGAGCTGCCCGGCTTCCCGCCGCCGGCCGTCGAGGGCCACGGCGGCAAGATCCGCTCGTACCGGATCGGCGACAAGCGCGCCCTGGTCTTCCTGGGCCGTACGCACTACTACGAGGGCCGCGGCGTCGCCGCCGTCGCCCACGGCGTGCGCACCGCCGTCGCCGCGGGCTGCAAGACCGTCGTGCTCACCAACGGCTGCGGCGGTCTGCGCGAGGGCATGCGCCCGGGCCAGCCCGTGCTGATCAGCGACCACCTGAACCTGACGGCCGCCTCCCCGATCGTCGGCGCCAACTTCGTGGACCTGACCGACCTGTACTCGCCGCGGCTGCGCGCGCTGTGCAAGGAGGTCGACCCCTCGCTGGAGGAGGGCGTCTACGTCCAGTTCCCCGGCCCGCACTACGAGACCCCGGCCGAGATCAACATGGTCCGCGTGCTCGGCGGCGACCTCGTCGGCATGTCGACGGTCCTGGAGGCCATCGCGGCCCGCGAGGCGGGCGCCGAGGTGCTGGGCATCTCGCTGGTGACCAACCTGGCCGCGGGGCTGACGGGCGAGCCCCTCAACCACGAAGAGGTGCTCCAGGCCGGCCGTGACTCGGCCGCGCGCATGGGTTCGCTGCTGACGCGGGTACTCGACCGCATCTGA
- a CDS encoding phospho-sugar mutase, whose protein sequence is MTQDLIARAKAWLAEDPDGETREELAKLIDNEELDELAARFGGTLQFGTAGLRGELGAGPMRMNRSVVIRAAAGLAAYLKAQGQGDGLVVIGYDARYKSADFARDTAAVMTGAGLRAAVLPRPLPTPVLAYAIRHLGAVAGVEVTASHNPPRDNGYKVYLGDGSQIVPPADAEIAAEIAAVASLADVPRPESGWETLGEEVLDAYLARTDEVLTAGSPRTARVVYTAMHGVGKDVLTAAFARAGFPAPALVAEQAEPDPAFPTVAFPNPEEPGAMDLAFATARAVGPDIVIANDPDADRCAVAVPDASVEGGWRMLRGDEVGALLARHLVDRGVSGVFAESIVSSSLLGRIAAAAGLGHEETLTGFKWIARVDGLRYGYEEALGYCVDPEGVRDKDGITAALLVAELASVLKEQGRTLLDLLDDLAVEHGLHATDQLSVRVEDLSVISDAMRRLRENAPTVLAGLAVTRAEDLTEGTEALPPTDGLRYYLDGARVIVRPSGTEPKLKCYLEVVVPVAGADALDAARATAAGLLAGIKRDLATAAGI, encoded by the coding sequence GTGACGCAGGACCTGATCGCGCGGGCCAAGGCATGGCTGGCCGAGGACCCGGACGGCGAGACGCGCGAGGAGCTGGCCAAGCTCATCGACAACGAGGAGCTCGACGAACTGGCCGCCCGGTTCGGCGGCACGCTCCAGTTCGGCACCGCCGGGCTCCGCGGCGAGCTGGGCGCCGGCCCGATGCGGATGAACCGCTCGGTCGTCATCCGCGCCGCCGCCGGTCTCGCCGCGTACCTGAAGGCGCAGGGCCAGGGCGACGGCCTGGTCGTCATCGGGTACGACGCGCGCTACAAGTCGGCCGACTTCGCGCGCGACACGGCCGCCGTGATGACCGGCGCGGGCCTGCGGGCCGCGGTGCTGCCGCGCCCGCTGCCCACCCCCGTCCTGGCGTACGCGATAAGGCATCTGGGCGCCGTCGCCGGCGTCGAGGTGACCGCCAGCCACAACCCGCCGCGCGACAACGGCTACAAGGTCTACCTCGGCGACGGCTCGCAGATCGTGCCGCCCGCCGACGCGGAGATCGCCGCCGAGATCGCCGCGGTGGCCTCGCTCGCCGACGTCCCCCGCCCCGAGTCGGGCTGGGAGACGCTGGGCGAGGAGGTCCTGGACGCCTATCTGGCGCGTACGGACGAGGTGCTGACCGCAGGGTCCCCGCGCACCGCCCGGGTCGTCTACACGGCCATGCACGGCGTCGGCAAGGACGTCCTGACGGCCGCCTTCGCCCGGGCGGGCTTCCCGGCGCCCGCGCTGGTGGCCGAGCAGGCCGAGCCGGACCCGGCGTTCCCGACCGTCGCGTTCCCCAACCCGGAGGAGCCGGGCGCGATGGACCTGGCCTTCGCGACCGCGCGCGCGGTCGGCCCGGACATCGTCATCGCCAACGACCCGGACGCGGACCGCTGCGCCGTCGCCGTGCCGGACGCGTCGGTGGAGGGCGGCTGGCGGATGCTGCGCGGCGACGAGGTCGGCGCGCTGCTCGCCCGCCACCTGGTGGACCGGGGCGTGAGCGGCGTCTTCGCCGAGTCGATCGTCTCGTCCTCGCTGCTCGGCCGGATCGCCGCCGCCGCGGGCCTGGGCCACGAGGAGACCCTGACGGGCTTCAAGTGGATCGCCCGCGTCGACGGCCTGCGGTACGGGTACGAGGAGGCGCTGGGCTACTGCGTCGACCCGGAGGGCGTCCGCGACAAGGACGGCATCACCGCCGCCCTGCTCGTCGCCGAGCTCGCCTCGGTCCTCAAGGAGCAGGGGCGCACGCTCCTGGACCTGCTGGACGACCTGGCCGTCGAGCACGGTCTGCACGCCACCGACCAGCTGTCGGTGCGGGTGGAGGACCTCTCCGTCATCTCCGACGCCATGCGGCGGCTGCGCGAGAACGCGCCGACCGTGCTGGCGGGCCTGGCGGTCACCCGGGCCGAGGACCTCACCGAGGGCACCGAGGCGCTGCCGCCGACCGACGGTCTGCGCTACTACCTGGACGGCGCCCGCGTGATCGTCCGCCCCAGCGGCACCGAGCCCAAACTCAAGTGCTACCTGGAGGTCGTGGTGCCGGTCGCCGGCGCGGACGCCCTGGACGCGGCCCGCGCCACGGCGGCCGGGCTGCTCGCCGGGATCAAGCGGGACCTGGCGACCGCCGCGGGCATCTAG
- a CDS encoding PH domain-containing protein, which translates to MTSPTPPAEPTYADRVYRSSGGIAGGALLLALGLWLGGDAVVRGHGSAPWLALAGLLFAVPLIFAFTLRPAVFAGQDRLRIRNPFRTITLPWASVADVRAGYSSEVFEHSGKKYQLWAIPVSLRQRKRAARAQQRDAANDPYGRTSAAVSATDDKTVAPTDRTIRELRELAERNAAREGAQGETGVRWAYEVIAPAAAGAVLLAVLAAIG; encoded by the coding sequence ATGACGAGCCCCACGCCGCCCGCCGAGCCCACCTACGCAGACCGCGTCTACCGGTCCTCCGGCGGCATCGCCGGCGGCGCGCTGCTGCTCGCGCTCGGGCTGTGGCTCGGCGGGGACGCGGTGGTGCGCGGCCACGGCAGCGCGCCCTGGCTGGCGCTGGCGGGGCTGCTCTTCGCGGTGCCGCTGATCTTCGCGTTCACCCTGCGCCCGGCGGTCTTCGCGGGCCAGGACCGGCTGCGGATCCGCAACCCGTTCCGCACCATCACCCTGCCGTGGGCCTCGGTCGCGGACGTCCGCGCCGGGTACTCCAGCGAGGTGTTCGAGCACAGCGGCAAGAAGTACCAGCTGTGGGCGATCCCGGTCTCGCTGCGCCAGCGCAAGCGCGCCGCCCGGGCCCAGCAGCGGGACGCGGCCAACGACCCGTACGGGCGCACCTCGGCGGCCGTCTCCGCCACCGACGACAAGACCGTCGCCCCCACCGACCGCACCATCCGCGAGCTGCGCGAGCTGGCCGAGCGCAACGCGGCCCGCGAGGGCGCGCAGGGCGAGACGGGCGTGCGCTGGGCCTACGAGGTCATCGCCCCGGCCGCCGCCGGCGCCGTCCTGCTCGCGGTCCTGGCCGCCATCGGCTGA
- the deoC gene encoding deoxyribose-phosphate aldolase, whose translation MPTNAPAAALADATASDAALRRFLHGLPGIDPVGLEARAASLGTRSIKTTAKAYAIDLAISMIDLTTLEGADTPGKVRALAAKAVHPDPLDRTTPTTAAVCVYPDMVATAKAALKGSDVKVASVATAFPAGRAALPVKLADVRDAVAAGADEIDMVIDRGAFLAGHYLKVYEEIAAVKAECGDRARLKVIFETGELSTYDNIRRASWLGMMGGADFIKTSTGKVAVNATPANTLVLLEAVRDYRAQTGVQIGVKPAGGIRSTKDAIKFLVLVNETVGEDWLDNHWFRFGASSLLNDLLMQRQKLATGRYSGPDYVTVD comes from the coding sequence ATGCCCACCAATGCACCTGCAGCTGCCCTCGCCGACGCGACCGCGTCGGACGCGGCACTGCGCCGCTTCCTCCACGGGCTCCCCGGCATCGACCCGGTGGGCCTGGAAGCGCGCGCCGCGTCCCTCGGCACCCGTTCGATCAAGACGACGGCCAAGGCGTACGCCATCGACCTGGCCATCTCGATGATCGACCTGACGACGCTCGAAGGCGCGGACACCCCGGGCAAGGTCCGGGCGCTCGCCGCCAAGGCCGTCCACCCCGACCCGCTGGACCGCACCACGCCGACCACCGCGGCCGTCTGCGTCTACCCCGACATGGTGGCCACCGCCAAGGCGGCCCTGAAGGGGTCGGACGTGAAGGTCGCGTCCGTCGCCACCGCCTTCCCGGCGGGCCGCGCCGCCCTCCCCGTCAAGCTGGCGGACGTGCGGGACGCCGTGGCCGCCGGCGCCGACGAGATCGACATGGTGATCGACCGGGGCGCGTTCCTGGCCGGGCACTACCTCAAGGTGTACGAGGAGATCGCGGCCGTGAAGGCCGAGTGCGGCGACCGGGCCCGCCTCAAGGTCATCTTCGAGACCGGCGAGCTCTCCACGTACGACAACATCCGCCGCGCCTCCTGGCTCGGCATGATGGGCGGCGCCGACTTCATCAAGACGTCGACCGGCAAGGTCGCGGTGAACGCGACGCCCGCCAACACCCTGGTGCTGCTGGAGGCCGTGCGCGACTACCGCGCCCAGACCGGCGTCCAGATCGGCGTGAAGCCCGCCGGCGGCATCCGCTCGACCAAGGACGCCATCAAGTTCCTGGTCCTGGTCAACGAGACCGTGGGCGAGGACTGGCTGGACAACCACTGGTTCCGCTTCGGCGCCTCCTCGCTGCTCAACGACCTGCTGATGCAGCGTCAGAAGCTGGCGACCGGCCGCTACTCCGGCCCCGACTACGTGACGGTGGACTGA
- a CDS encoding aldehyde dehydrogenase family protein: MASVFEYAPAPESRSVVDIAPSYGLFIDGEFVDAADGKVFKTVSPSTEEVLSEVAQAGEADVDRAVRAARKAFEKWSALPGSERAKYLFRIARIIQERSRELAVLETLDNGKPIKETRDADLPLVAAHFFYYAGWADKLGHAGYGPNPKPLGVAGQVIPWNFPLLMLAWKIAPALATGNTVVLKPAETTPLTALFFADICRQAGLPKGVVNILTGYGDAGAALVGHPDVNKVAFTGSTAVGKAIARSVAGTDKKVTLELGGKGANIVFDDAPVDQAVEGIVNGIFFNQGQVCCAGSRLLVQESIQDELLDALKRRLSTLRLGDPLDKNTDIGAINSAEQLARITALAETGEAEGAERWSPACELPENGYWFAPTLFTNVTQAHTVARDEIFGPVLSVLSFRTPDEAVAKANNSQYGLSAGIWTEKGSRILAVANKLRAGVVWANTFNKFDPTSPFGGYKESGFGREGGRHGLEGYLDV, encoded by the coding sequence ATGGCATCTGTTTTCGAGTACGCACCGGCGCCCGAGTCGCGGTCGGTCGTCGACATCGCGCCCTCGTACGGCCTGTTCATCGACGGCGAGTTCGTCGACGCGGCCGACGGCAAGGTCTTCAAGACGGTCAGCCCGTCCACCGAGGAGGTCCTCTCCGAGGTCGCCCAGGCGGGCGAGGCGGACGTGGACCGCGCGGTGCGTGCCGCCCGCAAGGCGTTCGAGAAGTGGTCGGCGCTGCCCGGCTCCGAGCGCGCCAAGTACCTCTTCCGCATCGCCCGGATCATCCAGGAGCGCAGCCGCGAGCTGGCCGTCCTGGAGACCCTGGACAACGGCAAGCCGATCAAGGAGACCCGCGACGCGGACCTCCCGCTGGTCGCCGCGCACTTCTTCTACTACGCGGGCTGGGCCGACAAGCTCGGCCACGCGGGCTACGGGCCGAACCCGAAGCCGCTCGGCGTCGCGGGCCAGGTCATCCCGTGGAACTTCCCGCTGCTGATGCTGGCGTGGAAGATCGCCCCGGCGCTGGCGACCGGCAACACGGTCGTCCTCAAGCCCGCCGAGACGACCCCGCTGACCGCGCTGTTCTTCGCGGACATCTGCCGCCAGGCGGGCCTGCCCAAGGGCGTCGTGAACATCCTGACCGGGTACGGCGACGCGGGCGCGGCCCTGGTCGGGCACCCCGACGTCAACAAGGTCGCCTTCACCGGCTCGACCGCCGTGGGCAAGGCCATCGCCCGGTCCGTGGCGGGCACCGACAAGAAGGTCACCCTGGAGCTCGGCGGCAAGGGCGCCAACATCGTCTTCGACGACGCCCCCGTCGACCAGGCGGTCGAGGGCATCGTCAACGGCATCTTCTTCAACCAGGGCCAGGTCTGCTGCGCGGGCTCGCGCCTGCTGGTCCAGGAGTCGATCCAGGACGAGCTGCTGGACGCGCTCAAGCGCCGCCTGTCCACCCTGCGCCTCGGCGACCCGCTGGACAAGAACACCGACATCGGCGCCATCAACTCGGCCGAGCAGCTGGCCCGGATCACCGCGCTCGCCGAGACCGGCGAGGCCGAGGGTGCCGAGCGCTGGTCCCCGGCGTGCGAGCTGCCGGAGAACGGCTACTGGTTCGCCCCGACGCTGTTCACCAACGTCACCCAGGCGCACACCGTCGCCCGCGACGAGATCTTCGGCCCGGTCCTGTCGGTGCTGTCGTTCCGTACCCCGGACGAGGCCGTCGCCAAGGCCAACAACAGCCAGTACGGCCTGTCCGCGGGCATCTGGACGGAGAAGGGCTCGCGGATCCTCGCGGTCGCCAACAAGCTCCGCGCCGGTGTGGTGTGGGCCAACACGTTCAACAAGTTCGACCCGACCTCGCCGTTCGGCGGTTACAAGGAGTCGGGCTTCGGCCGCGAGGGCGGTCGCCACGGCCTGGAGGGTTACCTCGATGTCTGA
- a CDS encoding aldehyde dehydrogenase family protein: MSEKSSEKSESTRLGVFKTYKLYVGGKFPRSESGRVYEVSDSKGKWLANAPLSSRKDARDAVVAARKAFGGWSGATAYNRGQVLYRVAEMLEGRKEQFVREVAEAEGLSKAKAAAQVDAAIDRWVWYAGWTDKIGQIVGGANPVAGPYFNLSTPEPTGVVTVVAPQESSFLGLVSVIAPVIATGNTAVVIASADAPLPALSLGEVLATSDLPGGVVNVLSGRTAELALPLAAHQDVNAIDLTGADAELARELEVAAADNLKRVLRPAAADWSADPGTHRLTAFLETKTVWHPTGSLGASGSAY, translated from the coding sequence ATGTCTGAGAAGTCGTCTGAGAAGTCCGAGTCGACGCGTCTCGGCGTCTTCAAGACCTACAAGCTGTACGTGGGCGGGAAGTTCCCGCGTTCCGAGAGCGGCCGGGTGTACGAGGTGAGCGACTCCAAGGGCAAGTGGCTGGCGAACGCGCCCCTGTCCTCCCGCAAGGACGCCCGGGACGCGGTCGTCGCCGCCCGCAAGGCGTTCGGCGGCTGGTCGGGCGCGACCGCGTACAACCGCGGCCAGGTCCTCTACCGCGTCGCCGAGATGCTGGAGGGCCGCAAGGAGCAGTTCGTCCGCGAGGTCGCCGAGGCGGAGGGCCTCTCGAAGGCCAAGGCCGCCGCCCAGGTGGACGCGGCGATCGACCGCTGGGTCTGGTACGCGGGCTGGACCGACAAGATCGGCCAGATCGTGGGCGGCGCCAACCCGGTGGCGGGTCCGTACTTCAACCTGTCCACGCCGGAGCCGACCGGTGTCGTCACCGTCGTCGCGCCCCAGGAGTCCTCGTTCCTGGGCCTGGTGTCGGTGATCGCCCCGGTGATCGCGACCGGCAACACCGCCGTGGTGATCGCCAGTGCGGACGCGCCGCTGCCGGCGCTGTCGCTGGGCGAGGTGCTCGCCACCTCCGACCTGCCCGGCGGCGTGGTCAACGTGCTGTCGGGCCGGACGGCCGAGCTCGCCCTGCCGCTCGCCGCCCACCAGGACGTCAACGCGATCGACCTGACCGGCGCGGACGCGGAGCTCGCGCGCGAGCTGGAGGTCGCGGCGGCGGACAACCTCAAGCGCGTGCTGCGCCCGGCCGCCGCCGACTGGTCGGCCGACCCGGGCACCCACCGCCTGACGGCGTTCCTGGAGACCAAGACGGTCTGGCACCCGACCGGCTCGCTGGGTGCCTCCGGCTCCGCGTACTAG